The uncultured Desulfatiglans sp. DNA window TAAACCACATCACAGGAAGGCGTTGCCCGCTCAAACCGAAATCCGGCCTGAAAAACTGATCCCTTTGGATTCCGACGATCTGAAGGATTTTTAAAACGCAAACGCCCGATGAACCGATTTCAGTCGCTTGAATAACGTTATACCAACAAATCCAGGAAATTGCCCACCTTAAAATGCGCTTTTTTTAGGTCTTATCAATAAATTACGTTTTCCGGATGGAAACAAACTTAGTATGGGAAAAGTTGTCCTTTTGCATGGTCCATTGGCGCTAAGAATCGCAAGCTTTCCGCCTCCACAGCAGTTCAGAATGGCTTTTTTATTATCATCCTGCTTTTGAATGAACTGTCAAAATCAATGGTCATTAACAGCGATTATTAAGAATTTGTTACTATTCTTATCATAAAAAAACAGGTAAAGGATTCACGTTACTAAAAACTTGCCTTAAAAAGCATGAAAAAATAAAAAGAAATGTATATTGATATAAATATCATCAGATTCCAATGGCCGTTATTTTGAATAAAAAGATTCCACCTGAAATATATAGTTGACTCCAATGTGGCATACTTAAACGATGGAATAAATCGTTTAATCTTGTCACAGTATACTTGATATTCATCTCGAAAAATCAAAAGTAACCTTGTTTCCTCTCTCTTTACGCGATTTATCATATAGAAATAATACAATATTACATAAGATATTAGAATAACTATCTTTCCGATAGTCAACATAATTCCTAAAAGGAGGAAAAATCTTCCGATATACATTGGATTCCTTGTCAGGCTGTAAGGACCTCTGAATGCAAGAGTTTTATTTTTGTCGAGGGAGGCGAAACTCCAAACCTGAATGGATTCGCCTAAAAGGCTGACAAGGAATCCCGGAAAGAGAAGATCGGACCTCATGTGAGGAAGTGTGAGAATGAACAGGGCAAAGGCTATCGGATACCGGAGACTTGTCAGGACTGTGCGTGTTCTCTGATCATTGAAGACTAGGTGTATTCGGCTGGCTATATCTGTACCCATTATTTACTCCTGCACTCTGGGATTTCCTGGGGGGCGACCGGACCATGAAGAGTACGTGAAATGGTCATGAACACCACTCATGGCAAATTTTTTACATGGAATTTAGCAGATCAGAATGAAGAAATGATGAAGCCAGGAAGAGGAGGATGTTGTTTTTTATGGTTATCCGCGGTCCAGATAGGTAAGGATCGACCGTAAGACTCGGTCTATCATTTTAGACGGCCCGGACCTCTCTTTTTCTCCGGGGCTGAGCCGAAAATCAAATCACGCCCGAAGGCCTTTGCTGTTGCCATACCTTGAGGATAAGACCAACCAGCGCCAGTTCCGTAAAGCCGCCAGCACATAAAAGGTGAAGGATGCACCGAAGCGGTCCCACAGCAGCCCCGCGGCGGCACTGGCCGGCAGCATGGCGATGCCCCCCGACCAGCTTGAAAGCGCCATAGGCCGTGTCTCGCAGATCGACCGGCGCTGAATCGGCTATCATCCTCGCAAACAGGCCGTGGGTGATCCCCATGTGCGCGGCCCACAGGAACACCCCGGCAAGAATGGTAGGCCAACGCTCGTTTGCAGCTAGAAGCAGATCGGCGGCGAGCAGGACAATCAAACCGAGCGCCAGCAGCCTGCCGTGATCCATCCGATCCGACAGCCTGCCGAACGTATAGGCCGATCGCGAATAGACCAGGTTCATGGCCACCATAACCAGGGGGACGTAGGCGACCGGAACACCCGCTGCTGGGCGCGAAGCACCAGGAATGCCTCACTGAATCTCACCAGATTGAACACCGGGGCGATGCCGACCACCCCCCAGTATACACCCACCGCTCAGGCCGAGTGCCGCACCGCACACCTCGGCTGGTGCGATGTCCGCCACCAGCGCATCACGCGGGGCACCACTCACCCCTTTTCCAACGCGATCCATCAGACGTGCGGCAAGGACGATGCCTGCGGTCGGAGCGAGGGCAAACAACAGCTTTGTCAAGACGGCCGATGAGTACCCGAGGGCAGCCAGCGTCTTCCGCTTGCCTGGATAGTCGCTGAGCGCGCCGGAAAAGACTTTCACAATATTCGCCATGGATTCGGCCAGCCCTTCGATCACTACGACCATGCGAGCACTCGCGCCCAGGATGCCGACCAGGAACAGGGGCAGCAGGCTGCCCTCCTTGATAAAGGGCGCTTGTTACTGCTTCAGAGGCAGACGGATGGTCACCGTTGTCAGCCTCCCAACGTCACTGTCAAAGCCCACAGAGCCCCCGTGAAGTTCCACGATTCTTTTCACCATGGCCAAGCCAAGGCCCGAGCCGCCGTACTCCGTGGACCTGGATTTTTCAGCACGGTAAAACTGTTGAAAGACCTTGGGTATTTCAGACTTAGTTACCCCAGGCCCCGTATTGGCCACAGTGATCGTCAAGTCGACATCGCCCGCCTCCGCTGCGACGTCCACTCTCCCGCCACGTACGTTGTATTTGAGAGCGTTGTCCAGGATATTTGAGAACGCTCGATGCAGCATTTCATGTTCCCCCTGGATGAGGAGTTCACTCGGAAGGTGGACATTCATTCTGATGTTCTGCGAATCCGCCAAGTAGCGATATTCGGAGACCAGGGAAGACAAGAGCCCGGTCATGGAAACCACCTTGGGTTCAATGGTCGTCAACGTCTCCAGGGACGACAGGTTCAGGAGATCCTTGACAAGTCTCTCCATGCGCAGGACCTGGTCGTTCAGCCGCAGGAGGTTTTCTCTTGAGAGGGGAGGAAGGCTGTTCATGTCCTCTGAAGAGAGGATCTCACCGACGGCCAGCCGCATGGTCGTGAGGGGGGTCTTCAGCTCATGGGACGTGTCGAAGAGAAAATCTCTCTGTCTCACAAAGGAATACTGCAGGCGGTCCAGCATCCGGTTGATGGTTTTTGCAAGTTCGTTGAATTCATCGCGCCCGGAGCCCACGGGTATTCTCACATCCAGATTCTTTTCGCTGATGTCGTGGGCAAGGCCCCCCATCACCCCGATCGGCCTCAATATTCTCCCGGCCACAAAGTGGCTGATGAGGATGAGGGCGAGGCTGGAAAGGGTAAGCCCCCCGACAATACCAAGGATCAGTTCCTGGATTTCCTCCTTCAGCTTGATCATGGGGAGGCCGATCTGCATTTCGAGCTCCACCCCGAACAGCGTGTCCGAGAAACCCCTGACCCTGAAGGGCACCTCCGGGCTGAGCCCCTGCCCGATGTCTATCCGATCCGGGGGAACAACGGCTTTAACAATGGCAGTGGAACCGTGCTCCACTCCGGGAAGCTCTATCAGGCTCGCCAGTTTTGATTCATAGAGCACCCGGCCGGAGTCTTTCTCATAAATCTTGAGCCAGTTGGGCCAAGGGGAAACGACTTTCTGAAGGGCGGCATGGATTGCGTCCTCCCCGGCTCCTTGTCCGAGCTTCTCGATCGTATCGAAAGCCCGGTCCGCCTCTTCTTTCAACTCGGTATCCAGCAGGTCGAAAGGCTGTTCGATCAGTTCGTAGAATATGACCACGGAAAAAAGGAGGCTCGCCAGTAAGCCGGAGGCTGCGACCAGGAGAGTGATTCTTTTCTTGACGGTCATTCTTCCAGATCCTCGATGATGTATCCAAAGGCCCGGAGAGTCCGGATGATTCCCCCGCCGGCGTCCCCGATTTTGTGCCGCAAGTTTTTGATGTGAACATCCATGAAGTTGGACATGTTGAAGGGATCGAAGTCATCCCCCCACACGTGCTCGGCCAGGCTGAAGCGCGAGACCGCGCGGTTCTTGTTGTAGAGCAGGAACTCGAGAATGGAGAATTCCTTCGGGGTCAGTTCAACGAGCGTTCCCCCTTTCCTCACCTTGCGGTTTACGGTGTCGAGCTCCACATCCCTTATTCGAAGGAGGGTTCCCGAGGGACTCGCGTGTCTCCTGAGCAGTGCGCGAATGCGGGCCATGAGTTCATCCGGGGAAAACGGTTTT harbors:
- a CDS encoding membrane hypothetical protein (Evidence 5 : Unknown function) produces the protein MGTDIASRIHLVFNDQRTRTVLTSLRYPIAFALFILTLPHMRSDLLFPGFLVSLLGESIQVWSFASLDKNKTLAFRGPYSLTRNPMYIGRFFLLLGIMLTIGKIVILISYVILYYFYMINRVKREETRLLLIFRDEYQVYCDKIKRFIPSFKYATLESTIYFRWNLFIQNNGHWNLMIFISIYISFYFFMLFKASF
- a CDS encoding Major facilitator superfamily protein (fragment), whose translation is MVAMNLVYSRSAYTFGRLSDRMDHGRLLALGLIVLLAADLLLAANERWPTILAGVFLWAAHMGITHGLFARMIADSAPVDLRDTAYGAFKLVGGHRHAAGQCRRGAAVGPLRCILHLLCAGGFTELALVGLILKVWQQQRPSGVI
- a CDS encoding MFS general substrate transporter (fragment), which produces MVVVIEGLAESMANIVKVFSGALSDYPGKRKTLAALGYSSAVLTKLLFALAPTAGIVLAARLMDRVGKGVSGAPRDALVADIAPAEVCGAALGLSGGCILGGGRHRPGVQSGEIQ
- a CDS encoding conserved exported hypothetical protein (Evidence 4 : Unknown function but conserved in other organisms), with translation MTVKKRITLLVAASGLLASLLFSVVIFYELIEQPFDLLDTELKEEADRAFDTIEKLGQGAGEDAIHAALQKVVSPWPNWLKIYEKDSGRVLYESKLASLIELPGVEHGSTAIVKAVVPPDRIDIGQGLSPEVPFRVRGFSDTLFGVELEMQIGLPMIKLKEEIQELILGIVGGLTLSSLALILISHFVAGRILRPIGVMGGLAHDISEKNLDVRIPVGSGRDEFNELAKTINRMLDRLQYSFVRQRDFLFDTSHELKTPLTTMRLAVGEILSSEDMNSLPPLSRENLLRLNDQVLRMERLVKDLLNLSSLETLTTIEPKVVSMTGLLSSLVSEYRYLADSQNIRMNVHLPSELLIQGEHEMLHRAFSNILDNALKYNVRGGRVDVAAEAGDVDLTITVANTGPGVTKSEIPKVFQQFYRAEKSRSTEYGGSGLGLAMVKRIVELHGGSVGFDSDVGRLTTVTIRLPLKQ
- the mprA gene encoding Response regulator MprA; this translates as MKILVVDDNLSLLDQIRQILTNQRYIVETASDGEEALDKLFENPFDLIILDIMMPKIDGLSVLGHTRKAGIETPILMLTAKGDVKDRVKGLDLGADDYLAKPFSPDELMARIRALLRRHASPSGTLLRIRDVELDTVNRKVRKGGTLVELTPKEFSILEFLLYNKNRAVSRFSLAEHVWGDDFDPFNMSNFMDVHIKNLRHKIGDAGGGIIRTLRAFGYIIEDLEE